A single region of the Plutella xylostella chromosome 7, ilPluXylo3.1, whole genome shotgun sequence genome encodes:
- the LOC125488793 gene encoding uncharacterized protein LOC125488793, giving the protein MQQSNKDDEVVVDSRRRSLSRLSFEVEEGEESSSNEHCAKAHTLGTKAGGKPAEQTGLRPGSTTPESVQGSGQGARAKKGGNRDGVSEGSIRSGRGRSLESPAHVSEARVVMLESAEFTDSAESTADEERVGPSGKYWQSRSQKRKRSAVFDSGSGSGGSPSGVPNKTGTPKRGRGRPPTTGQYVGLAKAKAELAEAKEKELRLRLEEEVANHSLKARESFSRLDQAISQTLGDGDNRLSADLQTVIANNLDVIMDVGKKSRNLKGTFVRAIKDSVEAISTAVRTLSVRTTNEEVAKLQADNNRLQSEVERLRRENEALRAEQADLRREFQTLRSGFEAVNGRRSPSPAPLVGPRQIEEARRVSPPRTVQPSKSSRPGPPAEQVRPEFAEFARAIMLEVGNMVDAKLSSLESRLPPAPPIRPPLAADEKNAETAKKQIQTPSGEIVAEQQPGPSQGKKKSKKRKRSKKPSGPAPNVAAPVDQVSPPQPVRPNRNGETWTMVVKRGAKNQAPVSTKAPTREPPKTKIRPPRSQAVVITLQPEAAGRGMTYAKVLTEAKSKIDLSSLGVSGMRIRNAATGARILEIPGIASKPAADALAAEIEKVIGSETVKVSRPTKCASLRIYGLDDSSTSEEVVEAIALVGGCPREQIKVGELSMGPSTTGSVLASCPVAAAQKINKAKHLRIGWTSASVKLQPPKTMRCYRCLEAGHVGVCCKSEVDRSNTCYRCGQPGHKASTCNADPHCPICSAAGKPANHRVGGKACVPPSKKQRKKTLAATQPLPTSASANAEAAAAVEETMSS; this is encoded by the coding sequence ATGCAACAATCCAACAAAGATGACGAAGTAGTTGTAGATAGTAGGAGGCGTAGTTTAAGTAGGTTAAGTTTTGAGGTTGAGGAGGGAGAGGAGAGTAGCAGTAATGAACATTGTGCAAAGGCACACACTTTGGGCACTAAAGCGGGCGGAAAGCCCGCGGAGCAAACTGGACTGAGACCGGGTTCCACCACCCCGGAATCGGTTCAGGGCTCTGGCCAGGGCGCTCGCGCCAAAAAGGGAGGAAATAGGGACGGGGTCTCTGAGGGATCGATCCGAAGCGGCAGGGGTCGATCGCTCGAGTCTCCCGCCCATGTAAGCGAGGCTCGTGTGGTCATGCTAGAGTCTGCAGAATTTACAGACAGCGCGGAGAGCACTGCAGACGAGGAGAGAGTGGGTCCCTCTGGCAAATATTGGCAGAGTAGGTCCCAAAAACGTAAACGATCTGCGGTCTTCGACTCTGGAAGCGGCTCAGGAGGAAGCCCGAGCGGTGTGCCTAACAAGACTGGCACACCCAAAAGGGGCCGAGGCAGGCCGCCTACCACTGGCCAATATGTTGGCTTAGCAAAGGCCAAAGCTGAACTCGCGGAGGCCAAGGAGAAAGAATTACGGCTCCGCTTGGAAGAAGAGGTTGCAAACCATTCTCTGAAAGCCAGAGAGTCGTTTTCCCGGTTGGATCAGGCCATCTCCCAAACACTTGGGGATGGCGATAATAGGCTGTCTGCTGACCTGCAGACAGTTATAGCCAATAACTTGGATGTTATCATGGACGTGGGGAAAAAGTCCCGAAACCTAAAGGGCACCTTTGTGCGGGCGATAAAAGATTCCGTCGAGGCAATTTCCACGGCCGTGAGAACTCTTAGTGTTCGGACTACAAACGAAGAGGTGGCCAAACTGCAGGCTGATAATAATCGCCTGCAGTCCGAGGTTGAGCGCCTGAGAAGGGAGAACGAGGCACTCAGAGCGGAACAAGCGGACCTGCGAAGGGAGTTCCAGACTCTTCGCTCCGGCTTCGAAGCAGTGAATGGGCGCCGATCCCCCTCCCCTGCTCCTTTGGTAGGCCCTAGGCAAATAGAGGAGGCACGTCGGGTTTCACCGCCACGGACGGTACAACCAAGCAAATCCAGCCGGCCTGGACCGCCGGCGGAGCAGGTGAGACCGGAGTTCGCCGAGTTTGCGCGTGCAATAATGCTGGAAGTGGGGAACATGGTGGATGCCAAGCTCTCCTCACTAGAGTCGCGTCTGCCACCCGCCCCTCCGATCCGCCCACCTTTAGCTGCGGACGAAAAGAATGCGGAGACTGCAAAGAAGCAGATCCAGACGCCCTCAGGAGAAATAGTGGCTGAACAACAACCCGGACCTAGCCAGGGGAAAAAGAAGAGCAAAAAAAGGAAAAGAAGCAAAAAACCTAGTGGGCCCGCACCAAATGTGGCAGCACCAGTGGACCAAGTGTCACCTCCACAACCTGTTCGACCAAATAGGAACGGGGAGACCTGGACCATGGTTGTCAAACGTGGTGCCAAGAATCAAGCGCCAGTGTCCACTAAAGCGCCTACTAGGGAACCCCCCAAGACGAAAATAAGGCCTCCACGATCCCAGGCAGTGGTGATAACTTTACAGCCGGAAGCGGCGGGCAGAGGAATGACTTACGCCAAAGTCTTGACTGAGGCGAAGTCCAAGATCGACCTCTCTAGCCTAGGAGTTTCAGGGATGCGGATTAGGAATGCAGCCACGGGTGCCCGCATCCTTGAAATTCCGGGAATTGCAAGTAAGCCCGCTGCCGACGCTCTAGCAGCAGAGATTGAAAAAGTTATAGGATCCGAGACTGTGAAAGTGTCTAGGCCCACAAAGTGTGCGAGTCTACGCATATACGGTCTGGATGACTCTTCAACCTCGGAAGAGGTGGTTGAGGCAATTGCCCTTGTCGGAGGATGCCCTAGAGAGCAAATAAAAGTTGGAGAATTAAGCATGGGACCTTCCACCACGGGCAGTGTGTTGGCTAGCTGTCCCGTCGCTGCTGCTCAAAAAATCAACAAGGCTAAACACCTAAGGATTGGTTGGACGTCAGCCTCGGTAAAACTGCAGCCACCGAAGACAATGCGATGCTACCGTTGCCTTGAGGCAGGACACGTTGGCGTCTGTTGCAAGTCGGAGGTGGACCGCAGTAATACTTGCTACCGCTGTGGGCAGCCTGGCCACAAGGCCAGCACCTGCAATGCCGACCCTCACTGTCCCATATGCAGTGCCGCTGGTAAACCGGCCAACCACAGGGTGGGTGGCAAAGCCTGCGTTCCTCCCTCGAAGAAGCAGCGGAAGAAGACCTTGGCGGCCACACAACCGCTGCCTACCAGTGCCTCGGCTAATGCTGAAGCTGCAGCGGCGGTGGAAGAAACAATGTCCAGCTAG